In [Mycobacterium] stephanolepidis, the genomic window AAACTCGACGCGAAGGCGAAAGCCTCCGACACGTCGCCCTGACTGGTCGCGCCATCGCCGAAGTACGCGATGACCGCGGCATCGGCGCCGTCGAACTTGACACCCATCGCGTATCCGGTGGCGTGCAGCGACTGCGCTCCGACGATGATCGCCGGTGTGGTGACATTGTGGTCGCGAGGATTCCAGCCCGACTGCGTTGAACCGCGCCAGAATTGGAGCATGGCAGTGGGTTCGATACCGCGACAGTAGGCGACACCGTGCTCACGAAAACTCGTGAAGGCGAAGTCATCGTGTGCCAGCGCACGCGCGGAGCCGACCTGAGCGGCCTCCTGACCCAGCAGCGGTGCCCAGAGCGCGAGCTCACCCTGACGCTGCAGCGCTGTGGCCTCGGTGTCGATGCGGCGAACCACGACCATGTCCTCGTAGAGCGCGACCAGCTGCTGGTCGTCGATATCCGCGACCAGCGGCGCGTACGCCGGATCCTCGACCCGGTTGCCCTCCGGATCCAGGAGCTGGATGGTTTCCATACCCGCCTCGCTAACCATCTGATGCACTGTCCATGCCTGACCGTCACCCCAGAGGTGTGTCTTGCTTCACAGTGCATCAGATAGTCATACTGCGCAACCGATGCGTGTCGCATTGTGCATAGTGCCCAGCTCTTGTGGTCAATTCTGTGCGATACTGCGCTCTATGACCACTCTGGACGCCACTGATGCGAAGTTGTTACTCGCGCTCACGCAAACACCCCGAGCGTCCGGCGTGGAGCTGGCGCAGCGACTGAATCTGTCCCGCAACACCGTGCAGGCCCGGCTGACCCGCTGGGACCAGCACGAGGCGCTGGCCGGTATCGACCACCAGATCGTGCCGCGCGCGATGGGCTATCCCATGACGGCTTACGTCACCGCACGCATCGACCAGCATCAGCTCAAGGGGATAGGCGTGGCGCTGGCCGACGTGCCGGAGGTGGTGCAGGTGCACGGGCTGGCGGGCGCCGACGATCTGATGATCAAGGTGGTGGCCGTCGACAGCGACGACCTATACCGAATCGCCGGGAACATCCTCGATATCCCCGGCATCACGCGCACGTCGATCGCGATTGCCATGCACGAGTTGGTGGCATTCCGGATGACGCCACTGCTGCGGCGCCTCGCCGGACAAGACTGAGCGCTCAGCCCAGCCAGTCCAGAACCGCTGCGGCCGTCCAGGATTGCTGCATGCTGCCCAGCGGCGCCCCGGTAAACGGTTCGTAGTACTCCGCGAAGGAACCGTCACCCGCCTGCCGCAAGCCCTCCTGCCGGAGCAGGAACGCACGTTCACTCCATCCACGCCTCTCGAACGCCCAACAGAACAGCCAGGTGAGCACCGGCCAAACCGGACCCCGCCAATACTCGCGCGGACGAAAGTCCCGGGACACCGGCGACGTCGACGGCACCAGTGCGTACCGCAGATCGGGGTGGCCGCAGAAGCGTGGTCCTTCCAACAGCCGCAGCAGCGCCAACTCCTGCGGACGCGGCAGCCCCCCGGACAGCAGCGGTGCGAACATGGCCACCGTGTCGGTCGCCACCCACTTGCCGGTCTTAACGTCGAAATCCCTTGCCGCACCGCTACGTTCTTCGGTGGTGTCGATTACCCCGGCGCAGAACCGCTCGGCCCAGCCGTGCAGTTCACGCACATCGGCTCGCGGGCGCGCATGCTCCTCACCGATGGTGGCCAGCACCTCACAGGCCACCGCGAAGATCGCCGATACGAACACGTCCTCCATGACGAAGCTCATGACGTCCGGCAGCCGGGCATCGTCGTAGCCCACCGACTTCATCTCTTCCAGCAGCCACAGATAGACGTCGTACTCGGAGTCCTTGGGGCGCTGCGAGGCGTCGGTGATGATCGCGGTGTCCTCCCGCACATACGGCGGCAGCTCTCCGGGAACAACATTGGCGTACGCGCCGTCCCAGCGCGGCGAGTTGTCCATCCCCGATTCCCAGCCGTGATACAGGGTGATGCGGCCGTGCTGGTTCTGATCGCGAGTCTCGGCAAGCCACCGATGCCACCGCATGAGGTCTGCCCAGCGCCTGTCCAGGAACGCCTCCGCGATGCCGCGCGCACTCCGGCCACGGCGGCGCGCGTGATCCAGGATGCGTTGCACCGCTATGGCATGCACCGGCGGCTGGGTAATGCCCGATGTCTGGTAGTTCGACGGCGCGTTCACCGCCAGTTCCGAGGTGCGCCAGCGCGCGGGTCCCGGAAAGTATCCGTCGACCCCGTTGGCGAAGACGATGTGCGGGATCATCCCGTTGGCCCATTGCGCGGAAAGCAGGGTGTCCAATTCGGTGACGGCGCGTTCGACGCTCAGCGGCGCCAGGCCGACCGCCACGAATGCCGCGTCCCAGCTCCACATATGGGGGTACAACTTGGGGGCGGCACTGGTCATCGTCCCCCTGTCATTTCCCCTCAGCAGGTATGCCGCACGTGCGGCCAACTGCGTGGGGGTGAACATCGGGTGGGACGGCATCCGTCCATTGTGCGGCGTACCCGCCCATTCCCTCTCGCCGAAAGCCGACTTTTGGTGTGAAAGTGCGAGTAGACGCCGCCAAAAGTCCACATTCGACGGAAGGCGGCTAGCCTGGCGCGCATGCCCCTCGCTCTCATCACCGGCGCAAGCGGCGGTCTCGGTGCTGCCATCGCACGTGCCCTGGCCCCCACCCATGCACTCCTGCTGGGAGGCCGCCCGTCCACGCGACTGGACGCACTGGCCGACGAATTGCAGGCCACAGCATGGCCGGTAGACCTGGGCGACGAGAGCGCACTGCTGGCGGCCACCGCCGGCATCGACGAACTCGACGTACTGGTGCACAACGCCGGGGTGTCCTATCCGGCGACGATCGCCGATTCGCAGTTGGCGGACTGGCGTAAAACCTTTGACGTCAATGTCTTAGCCCCGGTGGCACTGACCAAGGCCCTGCTTCCCGCCCTGCGCGCGGCACAGGGCGACGTGGTGTTCGTCAATTCCGGAGCGGGAATCAACGCACACCCGGGCATCGGCTCCTACTCTGCGAGCAAGTTCGCATTACGCGGCGTCGCCGATGTGCTGCGGGCCGAGGAGCCACGGCTGCGGGTGACCTCGGTGCATCCCGGCCGGATCAGCACCCCGATGCAGCAGGAACTCACCGAACATGAAGGGCGCGTATACAACCCGGATGAGTACATGCGCCCCGAGTCCGTCGCGCAGCTGATCGTCGATGCCGTGAAGCTGCCACGCGACGCTCGTGTGCACCAGATCGTGGTGCGCCAGAACTAAACGACCAGATTCACCATGCGCCCGGGGACCACGATGACCTTCTTCGGGGTAACGCCCGCCAGGAACTCCAGCACCTTCTCCTCGGCAAGGGCCGCCGCCTCGATATCGGCCGCCGGTGCATCGGCAGCCACCGTGATCCGGCCGCGCACCTTGCCGTTGACCTGAATCGGGTACTCGACGGTATCGGCCACCAGCCACCGCTCATCGAATCCCGGGAAGGGGCCGTGAGCCAGGGTCTCATCGCGTCCGAGCTGGCTCCACAGCTCTTCGGCCAGGTGCGGCGCCAGCGGCGCCAGCAGCAGCACCAGCGGTTCCACCGCGGCACGCGGGGCACCCTCCGGATACTCCTTGGTGAGGTGGTTGGTGTACTCGATCAACTTGGCTGCCGCGGTGTTATTACGCAGGGCCGCATAATCTTCGGAGACTCCGGCGATCGTCTTGTGCAACGCCCGCAGGGTGTCCTCGCTCGTCAGGTCGTCCTCGGTAACCCGGATCTTGCCGGTCTCCTCGTCGACCACCACGCGCCACACCCGCTGCAGGAATCGGTGCGCGCCAACGACATCCTTTGTCGCCCAGGGCCGCGACAACTCCAGCGGGCCCATCGACATCTCGTATACCCGCAGAGTGTCCGCACCGTAGTTGTCACAGATGTCATCCGGCGAGATCGAGTTCTTGAGGCTCTTTCCGATCTTGCCGAACTCCTGCTTAACCTCGACTTTCCCGTCGGGACCGGGCCAGAAGAACGTTCCGTTCTCCTCGACCACCTCGGCGGCGGGCACGTACATGCCGCGCGCATCCGTGTAGGCGTACGACTGGATGTAGCCCTGGTTGAGTAGCCGCCGGTACGGCTCGCGGGAGCTGACATGTCCGAGGTCGTAGAGGACCTTGTGCCAGAACCTCGAGTACAGCAGATGCAGCACGGCGTGCTCCATGCCGCCGACATACAAGTCGACGCCTCCGGGATCATCCGGGCCGTGCTCAGCCGGGCGTGGACCCAGCCAGTAGGCCTCGTTCTCCTTGTCGCAGAACGCGTCCGCGTTATCGGGGTCGGCGTAGCGCAGCTCGTACCACGAACTGCCCGCCCACTGCGGCATCACGTTGGTGTCCCGTGTGTACCGCTTGAGCCCGTCGCCCAGATCCAGCTCGACGTTCACCCAATCGGTAGCCTTCGACAGCGGCGGCGACGGCACGCTCGATGCGTCGTCGGGATCGAAGGACACCGGTGCGTAGTCCTCGACCTCCGGCAGCTCGACGGGCAGCGCGCCCTCACCCAGCGCACGGGGTCGCCCGTCTTCGCCGTAGACGATCGGGAAAGGTTCGCCCCAATAGCGCTGGCGTGCGAAAAGCCAATCGCGCAGCTTGTACTCGATGCGCGATTCGCCGCGGCCGTCCTGCACCAGCCGGCGCGTCACCTCCGCCTTGGCAGCGGCGATATCCAGCCCATTCAGGTAATCGGAGTTCACCAGCGGACCGTCGCCCGTGTATGCGGACTCGGTAATATCGCCACCGGAAATGACTTGCTGCACAGGCAAACCGAACGCATGCGCGAAGTCCCAGTCACGCTGGTCGTGGCCGGGCACCGCCATGATGGCCCCGGTGCCGTAACCGAACAGCACGTAGTCGGCAATGAAGACCGGCACCGGCTTACCGCTCACCGGGTTGGTGGCGTACGCCCCGGTGAATACGCCCGTCTTTTCTTTGTTCTCTTGACGTTCCAGGTCGCTCTTGGCGGCGATGGAGCGGCGATACTGCTCGATCGCCGCGCGCGGCGAATCCTGCCCGCCGGTCCAGCGCGCGTCTGTTCCCTCCGGCCAGGTGTCACCGGCCAGGCTGTCCACCAGTGGGTGCTCAGGGGCCAACACCATGTAGGTGGCACCGAAGAGCGTGTCGGGCCGGGTGGTGAACACCTCGATATCACCCACACCGGCGACGGCGAACAACACCGACGCACCCTGCGATCGACCGATCCAGTTGCGCTGCATGGTCTTGACCTTGTCGGGCCAGTCCAGGAATTCGAGGTCGTCGATCAGCCTGTCCGAATACGCGGTGATCCGCATCATCCACTGCCGCAACCGCTTACGGAAGACCGGGAAGTTGCCGCGTTCGCTGCGGCCGTCCGAGGTGACCTCCTCGTTGGCCAACACGGTACCCAATCCTGGGCACCAGTTGACCACCGAATCGGATTGGTACACCAGGCGATACGAGTCGATCAGGTCGGCGCGCTCGCCATCGCTCAGCTCGCTCCACACCGTGCCGTCGGCCGGCGTACGTGCGCCGGAATCGAACTCGGCCACCAGCTCATCGATCCGGCGGGCACGCTGGGCCTCGACGTCGTACCAGGCGTTATAGATCTGCAGGAAAATCCACTGTGTCCACTTGTAGAAGTCGACATCGGTGGTCGAAAAGCTGCGGCGCGAGTCGTGGCCCAATCCGAGCCGCCCAAGCTGACGCTTGTAGTTGACGATGTTGGCCTCGGTACGGACCCGCGGGTGGGTGCCGGTCTGTACCGCGTACTGCTCTGCGGGCAGACCGAACGCGTCGAACCCGAGCGCGTGCAGCACGTTGGCGCCGCGCATCCGGTGGAAGCGGGCGTATACGTCCGTCGCGATGTAGCCCAGCGGATGCCCGACGTGCAGCCCGTCGCCCGAGGGGTACGGAAACATGTCCTGCACAAACATCTTGTCGGCGGGAATCGGCGTGCCATCGGTCGGCGCGAGTGAGCCCACGGGGTTCGGGACGTGGAACGTGCCGCGGTCGGCCCAGCTCTGTTGCCAACGACGCTCGATCTGCCCGGCGAGCTGCGCCGTGTAGCGATGCTCGGGGGTATCGGCGGCGTCTTGCTGGGCTTCAGTCACGCATCAAGGGTAAATGCGGCAGCTCAGCGAACAGAAATCGCCGGTTTGGCGACGAGAGTTAATCACTCTGGTCACAATCCGGCCACTTCCGGGGGTGTCCGGGGTGCTTTCTCAGCTGCGCTTATTAACTTCGGGACCGCTACAACCGAGAGCCCACCTGTCGACATCGTGGTCGGCGTGCCCGCGCTCACGGTTGTCGTCCACAACTCACACACCACGCATTCGACAGAGCCGGAAGGACAGAGAAGGTGACGACCACACGGTATTCAGTCAGGTTCGCGGCGGCCACGGCGTCCGTCGCGGCACTGCTCGCCGGGACCACCGCCATCGCGCTGGCGGACCCGCAGCCGGCGCCTCCAGCACCGGTCGCCACTCCGAACGCGGCCACGTCGGCTCCCGTCGCACCGGCGGCGGTCCCCGCCGCCCCCAACGCAGCCGCCGCCCCCAACGCAGCCGCCGCGCCGGCGACCGCACCCACGGCGTCGACGAACCCGCTCCAGCCCGCCCCGCCGATCAACGGCGTCGCGCCCGCCGCCGATGGCACGCTGACGGAGTTCTTCGCTTCCAAGAACGTCAAGCTGGAACCGCTGACCAAGAACAGCCACGGAGCACCGCGTGTCAGCATCCCGATACCGGCGAACTGGGCGAACGTGCCGGATCCCAACGTTCCCAACGCGTACCAGGTGATCGTGAGCAAGGCCAACGGCACCGGGCTGTACCAGTCCAACGCACAGGTCACGATGAGCAAGCTCGTCGGTGAGTTCGACACCAACGAGGCCGTCTCACACGGCCCCGTCGAGGTCAAGGCACTGCAGGGCTGGCAGCCGACCGACGCCTCGCTGGTCACCTACCAGGGCTTCCCGTCCTCGGTCGTGGAAGGCACCTTCCGCCAAGACGGTGAAACCCTCAACACCTCGCGCCGCGCCGTGATCATCACGCAGGGCAAGGACCGTTACCTGGTTCAGCTGGCCGTCACCACGACCGTCGGCAACGCCATCGCCGAGGCTCCCGCCACCGACCTGATCGTCAACGGTCTGCGCTTCGGTGAGGGCACCCCCGTCACCGCGCCGGTGGCCGACCCCAACGCGCTCGCCGATCCGGATGCGCTGCCCGCAGCGCCCGTAACCCCTGCTCCGGGCACCGACCCCAACGCGCCGGCTGCGCCGGCGCCGGGAATCCCGGGTCTGCCACCGCTGCCCACTCTGCCTGCGCCGGTACCGCCGGCACCGCCCGCGGCGTAAGCGGGCTCGCATCCCGCTTAAACTGAGCGGGTGCTGATCGCCGCCATCGTGACCATTGCCCTCGCCGGGCTGTTGGGTGCGCTGTCGGCGACGGCGTTTCTGCGGGCGCCGCACGGCAGCCCTCAACGCATGCTTGCACCTGCGCAGGCGGCGGCCGCGCTGATTCTCGCGGCGGGCGCGCTCGCGGCCTTATTCGGTTCCACCGCAATCGGTTTGGTGGGATTGATGGTGTGCGGCGCTGCCGCCATCGTGACAGTGGGTGCGGCGGCCTGGCAGGTGGCCCGCTACACCACCGCCGCACAACAGATGTCGTCCTCGGGCGGCGGATGCGGCAGTTCGTGCGGCGGATGCCCCAGTGCCGGACGTGCCGAATCATCGGTGTGCGCTCGGCCCTGACGTGTCCAATCTTTAGACACCTCGGCGCTACCTCATCTGAATGTGATCCGTATTCGCCCATGTCGACCCATTTTTTGGTGTTATGTTCCCGGGCACTCGTAGACAGGCGTGGTCAGAAAGGGAGCCGTGAAAGACACCAAGCAGATGGTGAAGTTCATCCTCGTTGGTGTTCTCACGCTCGCCTCGGGCATCGCCGCATACATCTATCGCGACGATCAACTGATCGTGGACCTGCTCACGGTGCCCTTGTTCACCGGCATCATCGGCTACATCACCAACTGGACCGGTGTGCTGATGCTGTTCGCACCCTTGCGTTTCTACGGCTGGCGCATCCCCGGGCTGCGCACTCTCTACGCGTTCCTGCCCCGCCGCGTACAGGTAATCCCCGCCATCACCTCCGACGGCCGATTCGGATGGCAGGGCATCGTGCCATCACGCGCGGAGAAGATGGCCAGCATCGCCGTCGACAAGAGCCTTGCCAAGCTCGGTAGCATCTCGGATTTCTACGAGCAGCTCGAACCGGACCTCATTGCCAATCACCTTGCACTGATTGCCAAATCAGAGATTCGCAGCGTCATCACCAAAATCATGGAGCGCGAGGACCCGCAGCTGTGGCACAACCTGCCGCCCGCCTTGCGGGAGATGATGTTCAAGCGCATCGAGAATCAGCTGCCGCAGATCGTCAAGAACATGACCGATCAAATCGGCGAGAACATCGGGCAACTCGTCGACGCCAAGCTGATGATCATCCGGTACCTCACCGCTCATCCCAAGCTGCTCAACGACATCTTCCGGACCATGGGGCACAAGGAACTGCAGTTCATGCAGAACTTCGGCTTCTACTTCGGCTATCCCATGGGCTTCGTACTCGTCGCCATCCTGCACTCGGTTCCGCACCACTGGTGGACTCCATGGATCGTGCTGCCGCTCGGCGGCATCATCATCGGGTACATCGTCAATTACCTCGGCATCACCATGATTTTCGAACCAGTCCATCCCAACAAGTGGGTGCCGTGGCGCCAGGGGCTGTTCATCAAGCGCAAGTCGGAGATCTCCGAGGAGTACGCGCGCACCATCTCTGAGAACGTCATCACCCTGGAAAACATCGGCAACGAGATGCTCAACGGGCCACGGTCGGACCGCACCAGACAAATGCTGGCCGATGGCATCCGGCCGGCACTGGAGCAAGCACTCGGACCCGCGCGGCGGGCCATTCGGGTAGCCGTTGGCCGGCGCCAATACGACCAGATCACCGAATCGGTCACGATCGAGGCAACCGGCTTTGCGCCGCTTGCGTTTTCCGATCCCGAGTTCAACAAGCAACGCCAAGGCAAGATCGGCGCCTTCGTCTCGACCCAGATGCACAAGCTCTCACTCGACGATTTCAACGAGTTGCTGCGCTCGGCGGTCAAGCAGGACGAGTGGTTGCTGTTCGTACACGGCGCGGTCCTTGGTGCAGCCGGAGGCCTGGCGCACCTGCTGATCTTCCCGCCGGCGGGGTGACACGTGCCCCGAATCGACCTGACAAGATGATGCCCGATGACCGATAACACGCCCGTTCCCGCGCACAACAATCGTGAGCTCCGGCCCGATCGCGTGGTCCAAGGGGTCGCGATGCTGGCCGCGAAAACCTGGTGGCGCGGGGTGAAGTGGTCGGCCGATATCGCTACCACCACCGGCACCAAGATCATCGACGATGTCCGGGCCGGCCGCTCGGCCACCGACATAGCCCTGTCGGCAACCGAGCATGTGCTGGGCGCCGTGCGCGACGCGCTGCAGCTGCCGACCAACGATTCCTCGGGGCTCACCCTCGCCAAACCGCAACGGCCCGCCCCGTCGCGGGTCACCATCGACATCACCGAGTCCGGCTCCGCCGACTGCGATGAACTACGCCGGCGCGGTGCCGAATTGCTGCGGCGTTCAGCCGATGTCACCGACGTAGAAGACACCCATCCTGCCTACGCCCGGATCATCAATCAGCTGGCACCCGATGAAGCGCGCATCCTGCGGTTCCTGGCCGCGCACGGCGCGCAACCGGTAGTTGACGTCCGCACCAGCCGCCCGTTCGACGTCGGCTCGGCGATGATCGCCGAGGGTCTCTCGATGGTCGCCGAACGCTCCGGCTGCCGCTACACCGATCGCAACAATGCCTACACCAACAATCTGGTACGGCTCGGCCTGGTCCGGGCGTCTCCGGAATCAGTTGCTGCCGAGCGCTATCAGGTGTTGGAGGTGCAGCCGGACGTGGTAGCGGCGTGCCGCCGCGCGGGCCGCGCACACAAGACTGTTCGCCGCAGCATTCACCTGACGCCGTTCGGTGAGGACTTCTGCCGAGCGGTCATCCCATCCGATCCGTCGGTGGGTGACGACCTGTAGGTCTAATTGCGGCTTACGTCGATGGGGTGCGTCGCCAACAGCGACAACGGCAGCGGCTGACGGCGCAGCACCTTCGCCCACAGATCACCACTCGCGTCGGTGAGCACATCGGACGGCAGCGCGGACAACACGATCCAGTCGTCGCGCTCGACCTCCCCCTCGAGCTGGCCGATCGTCCACCCCGAATAGCCTGCGAAGACCCGGATGCCCTCCACCAGCGGGGCGATGTCGTCGGGCTCAGCATCCAGATCGACCATGGCCATGCGGCCCGCCACGTGACGCAGACCCTTCACCCCGTCGATGCTGACACCGGCCCGCAGCATCGCCAGGCACAGGGCCGCATCGCGTTTGACCGGACCGCCGATGAACATTGTCTTCGGCTTGCCGGCGAGCTTGGCCCACTGCGGCAGCACGTTGTACACGGCGGTCTCGCTGGGACGGTTCAGCACCACACCCAAGGTGCCGCCGTCATTGTGCTCGACGATGAAGATCACACTGCGCCGAAACGTCGGCTCAAACAGATTCGTGTTGGCGACCAGCAAGGTGCCCGCCCGCAGACGGTGTGCGGGCGGCGCCATGTAGCCCTCGCCATATGCCTCGCCCTCGTCGGGCTCGTCCCCGTGCGCCACCTCAACATCATGACATCGTTTGCCGTTTCATGACTTGTGCTCGACCAACCGCTACACATTTGTAGTGTGGGCGTAAGCGCTCCGCCTAATTCCCGTAGCCCGATCCAGATATACGAAAGCGACTCACATGACTGCGCGCCACTCGCCGCTGAGCCTGTGGCACGCAATCCACGATCTCCCCGACTTCGGGCGGCTGGTCTGGGTGCGGCTGCTGACCCAGTTCAGCGACGGCCTCTTCCAGGCCGGGCTGGCCGGAGCGTTGCTGTTCAATCCGGAGCGTGAGGCCGAGCCGTGGGCCATCGCGGGCGCGTTCGCGGTGCTGTTCCTGCCGTACTCGGCAATCGGTCCCTTCGCGGGTGCGCTGCTGGACCGCTGGGACCGGCGCACGGTGTTGATCTGCGCCAACTTGATCCGCGTACTGCTGGTGGCCCTCGTCGGTATCGAGCTAGCCTTCAGCGCAGACGATGTCGTGCTGCTGCTCGGTGCGCTGATCGTCAACGGGGTCACCCGGTTCGTGACATCGGGTCTCTCGGCCGCCCTCCCCCATGTGGTGCCCCGCGACCAGGTCGCGACCATGAACTCGGTGGCGACCGCGGTGGGCGCCACGGCCACCTTCGTCGGCGCCAACTTCATGCTGATGCTGCGGGCCGCCTTCGGGGCGGGGGACTTGGGTTCTGCCACAGTCATATTCCTGGTGATCGTGCCGACCGTCGCCGCAGCATGGGTGGCCACCGGCTTTCCGGGCGACCGATTGGGTCCCGACGACAGCGTGCGCGCCGTGCACGGCTCGGCCTTCTATGCGGTCGCGACCGGCTGGCTACACGGTGCCCGCACCATTGTCGGCACGCCCTCGGTGTTCGACGCGCTTATCGGTCTGGCCGCCCATCGCATGGTTTTCGGCATCAATACCTTGCTGGTCCTGGTGCTGGTGCGCAACAACGCATCACTGTTCGCGGGCATCGGTGCCGCGGCACTGTTCCTGGCGTGCACCGGCATCGGCTCATTCCTGGGGACGGTATCCACCCCTGCCCTGCTCCGGCGCTTCGGGCGCGGCCGCACCCTCGGAATGGCGCTCGGCGGCGCTGTCGTGCTGCAGCTGATCGCCTCGAGTCTGTACGTGCCGATCGTGCTGGTTGCCGCGTTCGGACTCGGGATGGCCGGGCAGGTGATCAAGTTGTGCGCCGACGTCGGCATGCAGACCGATGTCGATGACGCCCTGCGGGGGCACGTCTTCGCCGTACAGGACTCACTCTTCTGGGTCACCTTCACCGGCGCGATGAGCGTGGCCGCGGCCTTCATCACGCAGTCGCACTGGCTGGCCTTCTCCGGGGCAGTGATCTACTTGATCGGCCTGATCGTGCACATGACCCGGACCCTTTGGCCCAGCCCGGCCGAATCCAGCCAACCCGACCCGGAAGGACACGCCCGTGACCTCGACCGCTGACGCTGTCATCGATGACCTGCGCGACGAGAGCGATGGACTAGACACCCTGGTAGCTCCCCTGTCCACTGAGGGCTGGGCCCGCGACACCCCCGCCGCCGGCTGGACCATCGCCCATCAGATCGCCCATCTGCATTGGACCGACGCGCAGTCCCTGCTGGCGGTCACCGATCCCGAGGGCTTCGCCAACGAACTGCCCAAGGCCATGGCCGATCCGTTCGGGTTCGTGGACAAGGCCGCCGAGGAGACCGCCCAGACTCCCCCGGACGAGCTGCTGGCCCACTGGCGCGATACGCGTAACCAACTGCATGCGGCGCTGCGCGCGGTGCCCGACGGCGTGAAGATCCCCTGGTACGGGCCTCCCATGAGCTCCGCTTCGATGGGCACCGCACGCCTGATGGAGACGTGGGCCCATGCCCTTGACGTCGCGGACGCGCTCGGCGTGGTCCCCACGCCCACCGCCCGCCTGAAATCGATTGCACACCTGGGTGTTCGGACCCGTGACTACGCGTACTCCGTGCACTCGCTGGCTGCCCCCGCCGAGCCGTTCCGCGTCGAGCTGACCGGACCCGACGGCGATACCTGGACGTGGGGCCCCGACGAAGCCTCCCAGCGTGTCACCGGATCGGCACTGCACTTCTGCTACCTGGTGACCCAACGGCGTCCGCGCGCCGAGCTGGATCTGCAGGCCACCGGCGAGGACGCGGAGAAATGGCTGTCCATCGCACAGGCCTTCGCCGGCCCGCCCGGCACCG contains:
- a CDS encoding Lrp/AsnC family transcriptional regulator, whose protein sequence is MTTLDATDAKLLLALTQTPRASGVELAQRLNLSRNTVQARLTRWDQHEALAGIDHQIVPRAMGYPMTAYVTARIDQHQLKGIGVALADVPEVVQVHGLAGADDLMIKVVAVDSDDLYRIAGNILDIPGITRTSIAIAMHELVAFRMTPLLRRLAGQD
- the ggh gene encoding glucosylglycerate hydrolase is translated as MPSHPMFTPTQLAARAAYLLRGNDRGTMTSAAPKLYPHMWSWDAAFVAVGLAPLSVERAVTELDTLLSAQWANGMIPHIVFANGVDGYFPGPARWRTSELAVNAPSNYQTSGITQPPVHAIAVQRILDHARRRGRSARGIAEAFLDRRWADLMRWHRWLAETRDQNQHGRITLYHGWESGMDNSPRWDGAYANVVPGELPPYVREDTAIITDASQRPKDSEYDVYLWLLEEMKSVGYDDARLPDVMSFVMEDVFVSAIFAVACEVLATIGEEHARPRADVRELHGWAERFCAGVIDTTEERSGAARDFDVKTGKWVATDTVAMFAPLLSGGLPRPQELALLRLLEGPRFCGHPDLRYALVPSTSPVSRDFRPREYWRGPVWPVLTWLFCWAFERRGWSERAFLLRQEGLRQAGDGSFAEYYEPFTGAPLGSMQQSWTAAAVLDWLG
- a CDS encoding SDR family oxidoreductase; amino-acid sequence: MPLALITGASGGLGAAIARALAPTHALLLGGRPSTRLDALADELQATAWPVDLGDESALLAATAGIDELDVLVHNAGVSYPATIADSQLADWRKTFDVNVLAPVALTKALLPALRAAQGDVVFVNSGAGINAHPGIGSYSASKFALRGVADVLRAEEPRLRVTSVHPGRISTPMQQELTEHEGRVYNPDEYMRPESVAQLIVDAVKLPRDARVHQIVVRQN
- the leuS gene encoding leucine--tRNA ligase, encoding MTEAQQDAADTPEHRYTAQLAGQIERRWQQSWADRGTFHVPNPVGSLAPTDGTPIPADKMFVQDMFPYPSGDGLHVGHPLGYIATDVYARFHRMRGANVLHALGFDAFGLPAEQYAVQTGTHPRVRTEANIVNYKRQLGRLGLGHDSRRSFSTTDVDFYKWTQWIFLQIYNAWYDVEAQRARRIDELVAEFDSGARTPADGTVWSELSDGERADLIDSYRLVYQSDSVVNWCPGLGTVLANEEVTSDGRSERGNFPVFRKRLRQWMMRITAYSDRLIDDLEFLDWPDKVKTMQRNWIGRSQGASVLFAVAGVGDIEVFTTRPDTLFGATYMVLAPEHPLVDSLAGDTWPEGTDARWTGGQDSPRAAIEQYRRSIAAKSDLERQENKEKTGVFTGAYATNPVSGKPVPVFIADYVLFGYGTGAIMAVPGHDQRDWDFAHAFGLPVQQVISGGDITESAYTGDGPLVNSDYLNGLDIAAAKAEVTRRLVQDGRGESRIEYKLRDWLFARQRYWGEPFPIVYGEDGRPRALGEGALPVELPEVEDYAPVSFDPDDASSVPSPPLSKATDWVNVELDLGDGLKRYTRDTNVMPQWAGSSWYELRYADPDNADAFCDKENEAYWLGPRPAEHGPDDPGGVDLYVGGMEHAVLHLLYSRFWHKVLYDLGHVSSREPYRRLLNQGYIQSYAYTDARGMYVPAAEVVEENGTFFWPGPDGKVEVKQEFGKIGKSLKNSISPDDICDNYGADTLRVYEMSMGPLELSRPWATKDVVGAHRFLQRVWRVVVDEETGKIRVTEDDLTSEDTLRALHKTIAGVSEDYAALRNNTAAAKLIEYTNHLTKEYPEGAPRAAVEPLVLLLAPLAPHLAEELWSQLGRDETLAHGPFPGFDERWLVADTVEYPIQVNGKVRGRITVAADAPAADIEAAALAEEKVLEFLAGVTPKKVIVVPGRMVNLVV
- a CDS encoding LpqN/LpqT family lipoprotein, which gives rise to MTTTRYSVRFAAATASVAALLAGTTAIALADPQPAPPAPVATPNAATSAPVAPAAVPAAPNAAAAPNAAAAPATAPTASTNPLQPAPPINGVAPAADGTLTEFFASKNVKLEPLTKNSHGAPRVSIPIPANWANVPDPNVPNAYQVIVSKANGTGLYQSNAQVTMSKLVGEFDTNEAVSHGPVEVKALQGWQPTDASLVTYQGFPSSVVEGTFRQDGETLNTSRRAVIITQGKDRYLVQLAVTTTVGNAIAEAPATDLIVNGLRFGEGTPVTAPVADPNALADPDALPAAPVTPAPGTDPNAPAAPAPGIPGLPPLPTLPAPVPPAPPAA
- a CDS encoding DUF4393 domain-containing protein — its product is MTDNTPVPAHNNRELRPDRVVQGVAMLAAKTWWRGVKWSADIATTTGTKIIDDVRAGRSATDIALSATEHVLGAVRDALQLPTNDSSGLTLAKPQRPAPSRVTIDITESGSADCDELRRRGAELLRRSADVTDVEDTHPAYARIINQLAPDEARILRFLAAHGAQPVVDVRTSRPFDVGSAMIAEGLSMVAERSGCRYTDRNNAYTNNLVRLGLVRASPESVAAERYQVLEVQPDVVAACRRAGRAHKTVRRSIHLTPFGEDFCRAVIPSDPSVGDDL
- a CDS encoding YqgE/AlgH family protein; its protein translation is MAHGDEPDEGEAYGEGYMAPPAHRLRAGTLLVANTNLFEPTFRRSVIFIVEHNDGGTLGVVLNRPSETAVYNVLPQWAKLAGKPKTMFIGGPVKRDAALCLAMLRAGVSIDGVKGLRHVAGRMAMVDLDAEPDDIAPLVEGIRVFAGYSGWTIGQLEGEVERDDWIVLSALPSDVLTDASGDLWAKVLRRQPLPLSLLATHPIDVSRN